A genomic region of Papaver somniferum cultivar HN1 chromosome 7, ASM357369v1, whole genome shotgun sequence contains the following coding sequences:
- the LOC113292584 gene encoding probable LRR receptor-like serine/threonine-protein kinase At5g45780, whose amino-acid sequence MELSLPSMFLLLLLLPLVQASDSLLSPKGVNYEVAALISMKSKLRDSEDGWHVLDGWDINSVDPCTWNMVGCSSEGFVISLEMASKGLSGTLSPSIGNLSRLQTMLLQNNLLSGPIPPEIGKLSKLQTLDLSGNQLVGEIPSSLGSLTHLSYLRLSWNKLSGLIPQSVANLAGLSFLDLSFNNLPGPAPVILAKGYSVAGNSLLCASSLPQTCMNILKPVRENNLSQKASGQHRWLVPVVIGIGCLFVVSLVLIISWVYWIRWRVPFASYVQQDYEFGMGHLKRFSFRELRRATNNFSPKNILGHGGFGVVYKGCLRNKTLVAVKRLKDPNFTGDVQFQTEVEMIGLAFHRNLLRLYGFCMTSNERLLVCPYMPNGSVADRLRDPCHDKPSLDWSRRMQIALGAARGLFYLHEQCNPKIIHRDVKAANILLDESFEAVVGDFGLAKLLDERDSHVTTAVRGTVGHIAPEYLSTGQSSEKTDVFGFGILLLELITGQKALYAGNGQVQKGMILDWVRTLHEEKRLEVLVGKDLNGSFDSVMLETIVDVSLHCTLPHPNQRPKMSDVLKVLEGVTGPEIPDDDSSGTLYEGRDCSFSRNYSVLGESSFIIEAIELSGPR is encoded by the exons ATGGAACTCTCATTACCGTctatgtttctgctgctgttgttgttgcctCTTGTTCAAGCTTCAGACAGTCTTTTGTCTCCAAAAGGTGTTAATTATGAAG TTGCAGCATTGATCTCAATGAAGAGTAAGTTGAGAGATAGTGAGGATGGTTGGCATGTTCTTGATGGATGGGATATTAATTCTGTGGATCCTTGTACTTGGAACATGGTTGGATGCTCTTCTGAGGGTTTTGTAATTTCTCT TGAAATGGCTAGTAAGGGTTTATCTGGTACTCTGTCTCCTAGCATTGGCAATCTGAGTCGCCTTCAGACAAT GTTATTACAGAATAATTTACTATCTGGTCCTATACCGCCAGAGATTGGGAAGCTCTCAAAGCTGCAGACACTCGACCTCTCTGGTAACCAGTTAGTTGGTGAAATTCCGAGCTCTTTGGGCAGTCTGACACATCTAAGTTACTT GCGGCTCAGCTGGAACAAGCTGTCTGGTCTGATACCCCAATCTGTTGCGAATCTCGCAGGTCTTTCTTTCCT GGATCTCTCGTTTAATAATCTGCCTGGTCCTGCTCCAGTTATACTAGCGAAAGGTTACAG TGTTGCAGGAAATAGCTTACTATGTGCATCATCACTCCCACAAACTTGCATGAATATTCTAAAGCCAGTCAGAG AAAATAATTTGTCACAAAAAGCCAGTGGTCAACATCGATGGCTTGTTCCAGTAGTTATAGGCATCGGTTGCTTATTTGTGGTGTCTCTGGTCCTGATCATTAGTTGGGTCTATTGGATCAGATGGCGTGTCCCATTTGCATCTTATG TGCAGCAAGATTATGAGTTTGGTATGGGCCATCTTAAGAGGTTCTCATTTCGTGAACTCCGAAGAGCCACTAATAATTTTAGCCCCAAGAATATTTTGGGGCATGGTGGTTTTGGTGTGGTGTACAAAGGATGCCTACGGAATAAGACTCTTGTGGCAGTCAAACGATTGAAGGATCCCAATTTTACTGGGGATGTGCAGTTTCAAACGGAAGTTGAGATGATTGGCTTGGCTTTTCATCGGAACCTCTTGCGTCTCTATGGTTTCTGTATGACATCTAACGAACGATTGCTTGTTTGTCCGTATATGCCAAATGGAAGTGTTGCAGATCGCTTGAGAG ATCCTTGCCATGATAAGCCATCCTTGGATTGGAGCAGACGAATGCAGATTGCCCTTGGAGCTGCCCGAGGACTGTTTTACTTACACGAACAGTGCAATCCTAAAATCATCCACAGGGATGTCAAAGCTGCAAATATTTTACTAGATGAAAGTTTTGAGGCTGTAGTTGGGGATTTTGGTCTGGCGAAGCTCTTAGATGAGAGGGATTCGCATGTCACCACTGCAGTACGGGGCACTGTAGGACATATTGCTCCTGAGTATCTTTCTACGGGGCAGTCATCTGAGAAGACTGATGTTTTTGGATTTGGCATCCTACTGTTAGAGCTCATAACAGGGCAGAAGGCCTTATATGCTGGAAATGGTCAGGTTCAGAAAGGAATGATTCTCGATTGG GTTAGGACGTTGCACGAGGAAAAAAGGTTGGAAGTGTTGGTGGGTAAAGACCTAAATGGTAGTTTTGATTCAGTTATGCTGGAAACAATTGTGGATGTCTCCTTGCACTGCACTCTGCCACATCCTAACCAGCGGCCAAAGATGTCAGATGTTCTCAAGGTTTTGGAAGGAGTAACAGGACCTGAAATTCCAGACGATGATTCCAGTGGAACCCTTTACGAGGGAAGGGACTGTAGTTTCTCTAGAAATTACAGTGTGCTGGGAGAATCATCGTTTATCATTGAAGCCATTGAGCTGTCAGGACCTAGGTGA
- the LOC113292698 gene encoding protein YIF1B-like: MYENSGGQSGGAPRSFNIPDPFEGTQFSGAQLMRAGLGAYGEQLLGTSSEYVQSNISGISRYFSESQYYFQVNDRYVRNKLKIILFPFFHRGYWTRITEPVGGRLSYKPPIHDINAPDLYIPLMAYFTYVLLAGFSLGLAGKFSPEALSSQFTKGLLGWFLQILLLKGSLYSIGSIEAPLLDIVAYSGYPFVGMCLAVLGRIIWRYSYYYMMLWACLCMAVFSVKTMKRVLFAEARSYDTSKNLYLILFIALAQFPYFIWLGNIGV; this comes from the exons ATGTATGAAAATTCTGGAGGACAATCTGGAGGGGCTCCAAGATCATTTAACATACCTGACCCATTTGAAGGAACTCAATTTTCTGGAGCTCAACTCATGAGAGCTGGATTAGGTGCATACGGAGAACAACTCTTGGGCACGAGTTCTGAGTATGTACAAAGCAAT ATAAGCGGCATAAGTCGGTACTTCTCTGAATCACAATACTACTTCCAAGTAAATGACCGATATGTGAGAAacaagttgaagattattctattCCCATTCTTTCACCGG GGTTACTGGACAAGGATAACAGAACCAGTTGGTGGAAGACTCTCATACAAACCTCCAATTCACGATATAAACGCTCCTGATTTATACATTCCGTTAATGGCTTATTTCACCTATGTGCTTCTGGCTGGTTTCTCATTGGGGCTTGCTGGAAA GTTCAGCCCGGAAGCTTTAAGTTCACAATTCACAAAGGGACTGCTTGGTTGGTTCCTACAGATTCTTCTTCTTAAGGGATCATTATATTCGATAGGAAGCATAGAGGCGCCACTGTTAGACATTGTGGCATACTCCGGGTATCCTTTTGTAGGTATGTGTTTGGCAGTTCTTGGTAGAATCATATGGAGATATTCATACTACTATATGATGCTGTGGGCGTGCTTATGCATGGCTGTTTTTTCGGTCAAGACCATGAAGAGAGTCCTTTTTGCAGAAGCGAGGAGTTATGATACAAGCAAAAATCTATATCTCATACTTTTTATAGCACTTGCCCAGTTTCCATATTTCATCTGGCTAGGCAACATTGGGGTTTGA